One stretch of Chitinophaga pendula DNA includes these proteins:
- a CDS encoding glycosyltransferase, which translates to MSRILFGCVPFWGHLNPTIAVAQQLIARGHTVAYACHPEMQPALDKAGIPFIADYAFCEVFVHLNKIVATASLLTVRKELKKWNVSLSELPVAGLEEDTRRFMTLIAEWQPDVCVFDAAFLPGLMAAEASQTTYVSSCAFPCSQLPSKDLLPNGYGFPSYQKRPGFGDTLKLIIAGMFAKPINRKLNRVRTVFGLPPAQPMSYVGCMYMIYTTTLFDFKRSDLPAQVYYLGPSFSKEQMGADTPFPWEWLDGRPLVYFTMGTFFNKKKVFDKVIAASKDAPWQIVISVSKNLSLDLWQELPENVLLRNFVPQSALLEKVDLVACAGGVNTTTESLLKGLPLLVLPQARDHFDAAQRVVEAGAGIRIDPAQVSVVNIRKAITRLLDEPGYRQQAGVIARDYLQCDAPLAAACLIEKVAYRKAPLLRPDNVEPTVYRADINRVLQMI; encoded by the coding sequence ATGTCACGTATACTTTTTGGTTGTGTCCCTTTCTGGGGGCATCTAAATCCTACCATAGCCGTTGCGCAGCAATTGATAGCAAGAGGTCATACTGTTGCCTACGCCTGTCACCCTGAGATGCAGCCGGCATTGGATAAAGCAGGGATTCCGTTCATAGCAGACTATGCATTTTGCGAGGTATTTGTGCATCTGAACAAGATCGTCGCGACTGCCAGTTTGCTGACTGTCCGGAAAGAATTAAAGAAGTGGAATGTTTCTTTGTCTGAGTTACCGGTTGCCGGTCTGGAGGAGGATACCCGGCGATTTATGACGCTCATAGCGGAATGGCAGCCGGATGTGTGTGTTTTTGATGCGGCTTTTCTGCCCGGATTGATGGCTGCGGAGGCGTCACAGACGACCTACGTCAGCAGTTGTGCCTTCCCCTGCAGTCAGTTGCCCAGTAAGGATCTGCTACCTAACGGCTATGGCTTTCCCTCTTACCAGAAAAGACCGGGATTCGGAGATACGCTGAAGCTGATCATTGCCGGTATGTTTGCCAAACCGATCAACCGTAAGCTCAACCGTGTGCGTACTGTGTTTGGCCTGCCACCGGCGCAGCCTATGTCTTATGTAGGCTGCATGTATATGATCTACACGACTACCTTATTCGACTTCAAACGAAGTGACCTGCCTGCACAGGTCTACTACCTGGGTCCTTCTTTCAGCAAGGAACAGATGGGAGCTGACACTCCGTTTCCCTGGGAATGGCTGGATGGCCGGCCGCTGGTATATTTTACTATGGGTACTTTTTTCAACAAGAAAAAGGTATTTGACAAAGTGATAGCTGCCAGTAAGGATGCGCCCTGGCAAATCGTGATCAGTGTGTCTAAAAACCTCTCTTTGGATCTCTGGCAGGAGTTGCCTGAAAATGTATTACTACGGAATTTCGTACCTCAGTCTGCGTTATTGGAGAAGGTAGACCTGGTAGCCTGTGCCGGTGGTGTGAATACCACTACTGAATCGTTGCTAAAAGGTTTACCGTTGCTGGTATTGCCGCAAGCCAGGGATCACTTTGATGCTGCGCAACGGGTAGTGGAAGCAGGAGCAGGCATTCGTATTGATCCGGCACAGGTAAGTGTCGTTAACATCCGTAAAGCCATTACCCGGTTATTAGACGAACCTGGTTACCGGCAGCAAGCCGGTGTGATCGCCCGGGATTACCTGCAATGTGATGCGCCGCTGGCCGCCGCCTGTCTGATAGAAAAAGTAGCTTACCGTAAAGCCCCTTTGTTACGACCTGATAATGTTGAACCCACTGTTTACCGCGCTGATATTAACCGTGTACTTCAAATGATATAA